Proteins from one Hyperolius riggenbachi isolate aHypRig1 chromosome 2, aHypRig1.pri, whole genome shotgun sequence genomic window:
- the EBPL gene encoding emopamil-binding protein-like, whose product MANEAEVPAFNSSVTVYSLAFCTVQLALGYVLALRLGKKSSATDQWVLVWLFYDAIVHFTLEGPFVYMSLVGTVATSDGALASLWKEYGRADNRWLHSDPTIVSLEILTVVVDGLLAVVLIYAIVKDKYYRHFVQITLCVCEIYGGWMTFCPDWLLGSPSLNTSNWFCLWIYLVFFNGIWVLIPGLLLWQSWLALKKLHVGKKTPAKKSR is encoded by the exons ATGGCAAATGAAGCAGAAGTCCCCGCTTTTAATAGCTCAGTGACTGTGTATTCTCTGGCTTTCTGCACTGTACAGCTAGCATTGGGCTATGTGCTGGCACTGCGCCTGGGAAAGAAGAGCTCAGCCACTGACCAATGGGTGCTGGTTTGGCTTTTCTATGACGCTATTGTGCACTTCACACTG GAGGGGCCCTTTGTTTACATGTCTCTAGTGGGAACAGTGGCCACATCTGATGGAGCTCTGGCTTCACTGT GGAAGGAATACGGAAGGGCAGATAACCGCTGGTTGCACTCTGATCCAACCATTGTATCTCTAGAAATCCTCACTGTGGTGGTGGATGGCCTGCTGGCTGTAGTGTTGATTTATGCCATTGTGAAAGATAAGTATTACAG GCACTTTGTACAAATCACGCTGTGTGTATGCGAGATATATGGAGGGTGGATGACCTTCTGCCCAGATTGGTTACTTGGCAGCCCCAGTCTGAATACCTCCAACTGGTTCTGCCTGTGGATCTACTTAGTGTTCTTCAATGGCATATGGGTGCTCATCCCCGGCTTGTTACTGTGGCAGTCCTGGCTGGCGCTGAAAAAACTGCATGTCGGCAAAAAGACCCCTGCAAAGAAATCAAGATAA